A window of Parambassis ranga chromosome 10, fParRan2.1, whole genome shotgun sequence contains these coding sequences:
- the tbx22 gene encoding T-box transcription factor TBX22, with translation MQGLSSRAHAFSVEALVGKPCKRLKLSEGHESSSAGDTGRDGSILIGQHKYPASQMKKASPAIRRPGDPCDPQSQAVRSGTEISDPSSEENQPKESDCGPDKEVQVELQGSELWKRFYEIGTEMIITKAGRRMFPSVRVKVRNLDPCQQYYIAMDVMPVDSKRYRYVYHSSQWMVAGNTDHSCISPRLYVHPDSPCAGETWMRQVISFDRVKLTNNEMDDKGHIILQSMHKYKPRVHVIRHNPRMDLSQIQSLPAEGVHSFSFPETEFTTVTAYQNQQITKLKIDRNPFAKGFRDPGRNRGVLDGLLESYPWRGPLSLDFKPFTIQLQGSSGSPASSMKSLLPLSSSSSLHPFSVSALSCQDAALHTLALPLYGKTSTSATISPLHSRAFSSLGTDRLRVLPPLPPLTDLPLLSALQGKKPPHCRDQCPHGPPCLLPLHSPLSPQGSPLLPHLSDTAGPYCLYRYSFPLSPQITAISRHAKLAEDTTDCLLRQSQWHPTTSHCL, from the exons ATGCAGGGCCTGAGCTCCCGGGCTCACGCGTTTTCGGTGGAAGCGCTGGTCGGGAAACCCTGCAAGAGGTTGAAATTATCGGAGGGACATGAGTCAAGTTCAGCAGGAGACACCGGCCGCGATGGGAGCATCCTCATCG GTCAGCACAAATATCCAGCCAGCCAGATGAAAAAAGCAAGTCCAGCTATAAGGAGGCCAGGGGACCCCTGTGACCCGCAGAGCCAGGCTGTCAGGTCAGGAACTGAAATCTCTGATCCGAGCAGCGAGGAGAACCAACCGAAGGAGAGCGACTGTGGGCCGGACAAAGAGGTTCAAGTAGAGCTGCAGGGCTCCGAGCTGTGGAAGAGATTCTACGAGATCGGAACAGAGATGATCATTACTAAAGCTGGCAG GAGAATGTTTCCCTCTGTGCGCGTAAAAGTGCGCAATCTGGACCCCTGCCAGCAGTATTACATCGCAATGGACGTCATGCCCGTGGACTCCAAACGCTACAG GTATGTGTACCACAGCTCGCAGTGGATGGTGGCTGGAAACACGGACCACTCCTGCATCTCTCCCCGGCTCTACGTGCACCCGGACTCGCCGTGCGCAGGAGAGACGTGGATGCGTCAGGTCATCAGCTTTGACCGGGTCAAACTCACCAACAACGAGATGGACGATAAGGGACAT ATTATTTTGCAGTCCATGCATAAATACAAGCCACGTGTGCATGTGATCCGGCACAACCCACGGATGGACTTGTCCCAGATCCAGTCGCTGCCTGCTGAAGGAGTGCACAGCTTCTCCTTCCCAGAAACTGAGTTCACCACAGTCACAGCCTATCAGAATCAACAG ATCACAAAACTGAAGATCGACAGGAACCCCTTCGCCAAGGGCTTCAGAGATCCAGGGAGGAATAG GGGGGTGTTGGATGGCCTGTTGGAGTCATATCCCTGGAGAGGCCCTCTCAGCTTGGACTTTAAGCCATTCACCATACAGCTCCAAG GGAGCTCTGGGTCACCGGCCAGCAGTATGAAgagccttctccctctctcttcatcttcatccctTCACCCGTTCTCCGTCTCTGCGCTGTCCTGCCAGGACGCTGCCCTCCACACACTTGCTCTCCCCCTCTACGGCAAGACATCCACCTCAGCCACAATTTCTCCGCTGCACAGCAGAGCCTTCTCCTCCCTGGGAACAGACAGACTAAGagtccttcctcctcttcctccactaaCAGACCTCCCGCTCCTCTCCGCGCTGCAGGGGAAGAAACCTCCCCACTGTAGGGACCAATGTCCTCATGGGCCGCCTTGCTTGCTCCCCCTTCACAGCCCCCTCAGCCCCCAGgggtctcctctcctccctcatctCTCTGACACTGCAGGCCCCTATTGTCTTTACCGCTACAGCTTCCCCCTGAGCCCCCAAATCACAGCTATTTCCCGGCACGCCAAGCTCGCCGAAGACACCACGGACTGTCTGCTGCGCCAGTCTCAGTGGCACCCGACCACCAGCCATTGCCTCTGA
- the LOC114442386 gene encoding charged multivesicular body protein 1b-1-like: MSNMEKHLFNLKFAAKELQRNSKKCDKEEKAEKNKVKQAIQKGNMEAARIHAENAIRQKHQSIHFLRMSARVDAVASRVQTSVTMNQVSKSMSGVVKSMDATLKSMNLEKISALMDKFESQFETLDVQTAQMEDTMSSTTTLTTPQNDVDMLLHQMADEAGLDLNLELPPGQTSSLASSVASTEQDELSQRLSRLRDQVS; this comes from the exons ATGTCGAATATGGAAA AACACTTGTTCAACCTCAAGTTTGCTGCCAAGGAGCTACAGCGCAACTCTAAGAAATGTGACAAAgaagaaaaggcagaaaaaaacaaagtgaagcAG gctatCCAGAAGGGTAACATGGAGGCAGCCAGGATCCATGCAGAGAACGCCATCCGTCAGAAGCATCAGTCTATTCATTTCCTCAGGATGAGTGCTCGTGTGGATGCAGTGGCTTCTAGGGTCCAAACTTCTGTTACTATGAACCAG GTATCTAAATCCATGTCTGGAGTAGTGAAGTCCATGGATGCAACACTGAAAAGCATGAACCTGGAGAAG ATCTCTGCACTCATGGATAAGTTTGAAAGCCAGTTTGAGACTCTGGATGTGCAGACAGCTCAGATGGAAGACACAATGAGCAGCACCACCACTCTGACAACACCTCAG AATGATGTCGATATGTTGCTGCACCAGATGGCTGATGAAGCTGG gCTGGATCTTAACCTGGAGCTTCCTCCAGGCCAGACATCCTCACTGGCTTCATCTGTGGcttccacagagcag GATGAGCTCTCCCAGAGGCTGTCCAGGCTGCGAGACCAGGTGTCATAA
- the gpr174 gene encoding probable G-protein coupled receptor 174 produces MNFSNDSCNENLTKTYQHHVYAVVYSVILAPGLLGNVLALWVFRVYIRKTKKAVVFMMNLAVADLLQVLSLPLRIYYYLNTTWPFGHFLCMICFYLKYVNMYASIYFLVCVSVRRCELIMRPLMYNSSNPKRDWVICGLGWLLVCLCCLPFPLLRNDTSHNSTIPVCFLELPLQRISTQTAWVMLILAELFGFIIPLILVLACTCMTAGSLRDSRAEAIPDRGEKRRALRMLLVCAVVFLVCFVPYHITMPLDFMAKAEVEMTCDVRALIKRWHTVALCLASMNCSLDPLMYYFTTDEFWRRLSKPEITEGIGFNRRLSCITRVEDEEDDEDD; encoded by the exons ATGAACTTTAGTAACGATTCCTGTAATGAAAACCTAACAAAGACGTACCagcaccatgtttatgcagtggTGTACAGTGTGATCTTAGCACCAGGCCTGCTGGGTAATGTCCTGGCACTGTGGGTGTTCAGGGTCTacatcagaaaaacaaagaaggcTGTGGTGTTCATGATGAACCTGGCTGTGGCCGACCTGCTGCAG GTGCTCTCCCTGCCCCTGCGGATCTACTACTACCTGAACACAACGTGGCCCTTTGGTCACTTTCTCTGTATGATCTGCTTCTATCTCAAGTATGTCAACATGTACGCCTCCATCTACTTCctggtgtgtgtcagtgtgcgtcGCTGTGAGCTCATCATGCGTCCGCTGATGTACAACTCCTCAAATCCAAAAAGAGACTGGGTCATATGTGGGCTGGGCTGGTTGTTGGTCTGTCTTTGCTGTCTGCCGTTCCCTCTGTTGAGGAATGACACCTCCCACAACAGCACAATTCCGGTGTGTTTTTTAGAACTACCTCTACAGCGTATCAGTACTCAGACAGCCTGGGTCATGCTGATTTTAGCAGAACTATTTGGCTTCATCATCCCCCTCATCCTGGTGTTGGCCTGCACATGTATGACTGCAGGCAGCCTCCGAGACTCAAGGGCGGAGGCTATTCCCGACAGAGGGGAGAAGCGGAGGGCGCTGAGGATGTTGCTggtctgtgctgttgttttcttaGTGTGCTTTGTACCTTACCATATCACTATGCCTCTGGACTTTATGGCTAAAGCTGAAGTCGAGATGACCTGCGACGTCCGGGCACTGATAAAGCGATGGCACACAGTGGCGCTCTGCCTGGCCAGcatgaactgcagcctggaCCCACTCATGTACTATTTCACAACTGATGAATTCTGGAGGCGACTGAGTAAGCCAGAGATAACAGAGGGCATTGGCTTCAACAGGCGCCTGTCCTGTATAACCAGagtggaggatgaagaggatgacgAGGATGACTAG
- the LOC114442474 gene encoding integral membrane protein 2A-like → MVKIAFNSALAQKALGKEVPVAVKDPELASAPAGNEGSTGRCLLTLLGIAFILSGLIVGGACLYRYFTPKRLYHGAMQFNAGSAGGESQPYYLPQVEEEVEISVSMAVISVPPPRFRPGDPAYILHDFNRKLTAYLDLTLRTCFVIPLNTSVVLPPQDLIDLFSQLMSNSYRSYLVHEDLVVTDRIDDIKPLGFYIRRLCDGKEIYKMQPRASLPGAGIQKRSADECFTIHHFENRFVTETQICKA, encoded by the exons ATGGTGAAGATTGCGTTTAACTCGGCTCTGGCGCAGAAGGCGCTGGGCAAAGAGGTGCCAGTTGCTGTGAAG gatcCTGAGCTGGCCTCTGCTCCAGCAGGCAACGAGGGCTCCACAGGTCGTTGTCTGCTCACCCTGCTGGGCATCGCCTTCATCCTCAGTGGGCTCATCGTTGGGGGGGCATGTCTCTATCGATACTTCACCCCAAAG AGACTGTACCATGGTGCGATGCAGTTCAATGCTGGttcagctggaggagagagccAGCCATACTACCTcccacaggtggaggaggaggtggagatctCTGTCAGCATGGCCGTCATCAGCGTGCCCCCTCCCCGCTTCCGACCCGGAGACCCCGCTTACATTCTCCATGACTTCAACAGG AAGCTAACGGCCTATCTGGACTTGACTCTGAGGACCTGCTTTGTGATTCCACTGAACACCTCAGTGGTGCTCCCCCCTCAGGACCTCATCGACCTCTTCTCACAGCTGATG tCTAACTCATACCGCAGCTACCTGGTGCACGAGGACCTGGTGGTGACAGATCGTATTGATGACATCAAGCCTCTGGGCTTCTACATCCGCCGACTGTGTGATGGAAAGGAAATATACAAAATGCAACCCCGTGCCAGCCTGCCAG GTGCAGGCATCCAGAAGCGCTCTGCAGATGAATGTTTCACCATCCATCACTTTGAGAACAGGTTTGTGACGGAGACCCAAATCTGCAAGGCTTGA